In Petrotoga miotherma DSM 10691, the sequence TTTTAGAGTTTTTAAAAACACTATAAAAATCTATCATCTTAGGAGGTAAAAAGTGAAAGAAATCATATTAGGAATTGTTCAAGGTCTAACGGAATTTCTACCAGTATCCAGTTCAGGACATCTGGCTATATTTTCATCCTTTATGAATATCGATACCAACGTACCATATTTCGCCCTTCTTCATTTATCCACCTTTTTTGCAGTATTGTTCTTTGTTTGGAAGGAAGTTGTCAGTTTGATCAAGGGACTCTTTAAATTGGAAAAAGAATCACTTTCTCTAATCCTTAAATTAATCATTTCTTCGATTCCAGCTGCTATTGTAGGTTTCACTTTGGAATCTTCGATTGAATCAGCCTTTTCTTCTCTTACATTGATTGGAGTTTTTTTAATGGTAACAGCCATCTTTTTATTAATCTCTGACACACTAAAAGGCAAAAAGAGTTTAGCAGAGATAACCTATGTTGATGCTTTGGTTATAGGTCTCATGCAAGCCCTTGCAATATTTCCGGGGATATCTAGAAGTGGGGCAACGTTGTTCGGTGCTCTTTTAATGAAAACAAAAAGGGAAGATGCACTGAAATATTCCTTTTTGATGAGCCTCCCTGTAACCTTTGGGGCAGGTATTTTTGAAATAAATAAGGTAACTTTTTCTCCTTCGGTAATTTTTGGAAGTTTGTTTGCGTTCTTGTTTGGCTTATTGGGATTGTATCTACTGAAAAAAACGGTACTGGTTGGAAAATTAAAGTATTTTTCATATTACTGTTTTGCTATCGGCCTCATAGCCATTATTATTTAGGAGCTAAAACTTTGTTTAAGTATTCTCATAAAATATTTGATATAATATTTGAGAGAACCTCAATAAAGTAGCAGGGAGTTTATGGTTTGAGAAAACAAGAAAGGCTAAAAAAAATACTTAACATTCTTTCTACAAGTAAATATTCAATACCAGGGCAACAACTTGCTGAAAGATTTGGTGTAACAAGGCAAGTAATAGTAAAAGATATTGCTATTCTGAAAGCCCAAGGTTATGATATACAATCTTCACCAAAAGGTTATTCAATGAATAAGAACAATAAATTGATTAAACTGATTGCTGTTAAACACACCCCGGAACAAATTGAAGATGAATTAAAAGCCATTGTAAACTGTGGTGGTAGAGTAATTGACGTTTCGGTAGAGCATCCTGTATATGGAGAATTAAGTGGTAGAATTGATGTAGATTCCATCGAAGAAGTAGAAACCTTTATAGCAAAATTAAAAACTTCTAAACCTTTATCAATAATAAACAATGGAGTTCATTTACACAGGATTGAAGTAGAAAACGAGGATCAATTTAACTGCATAAAAAGAGAACTAAAAAAGCGAAAAATTTTGTTAGACTAACCAAGTTTTTGAGATTCCAAAGAAAGTAAAGACCTAAAAGTGAGGGATGAAAAAAATGAAAAAAAGCATTTTAGCAACTCTCATTATCCTACTGTTTTCATTTAGCCTATTTGCTGCAGTTGAAGATACTATTAAAGACGCACGTTTCGCTGTTGAGGAGTTATTATCAAAACCAGATAGCGGAGCTTTTGTTCAATTAGTAGAAATGTCAGAAGGCTTAGTAATTTTTCCTACATTTTATAAATTGGGTTATGTGGTTGGTGGACAGTATGGTGAAGGCATTGTATTAAGAAAAGATAGTGAAACAGGAAAATGGTACGGACCATCATTTGTAAATATATATGGATTAAGCTGGGGAGCACAAATAGGAGTACAATCCGCAGCGTTAATTTTAGTTGTAATGAATGAAAAAGGAATGGAAGGGTTCATGGGAAACAACTTTACCTTAGGAGGTTCAGTCGGTATTTCTGCTGGACCATTGGGTAGACAGCTTTCTGCAGATTTAGATTATAAATTACAAGCATCCATATATTCTTATTCTATTGCAAAGGGTTTCTACGCTGGAGTTTCTGTTGAAGGGGCTTATATAAGAGCAGATGATAATGCCAATGAGGATTATTATAACGAATCTCTTTCACCTGAGCAAATTTTAAAAGAAAAAGAAGTCGATAACGAAGCAAAACAGATAGTAGAACTATTAGAAAAAGCGATATTAGAAAAGCAATTAAAAGAGAAAGAAACAACTTAAAAAGGATGCTATTACAGTTTTTGAGATTCTAAAAACAATAATAAAAATTCAATAAAAGGAGGAAACAAATTATGCCTTACGTAAACACAAAAGATATTTTAGAAAAGGCGAATAAAGAGTACTATGCTGTTGCAGCTTTTAACATTAACAATCTCGAGTTTCTTCAAGCTATTGTCGAAGGAGGGATAGAGAAAAAATCTCCCCTGATAATCGAAACAAGTGAAGGAGCAATGAAGTATGCTGGTATGGGTGATCCTTTGAGAGGAGCAAGCCTGTTTGTAAAAATGGTTAGAGAGTTTGCAGATTCTTTAGATATACCAATCGCTCTGCATTTAGACCACGGGAAGAATTTTAAATATATAATATCCGCAATAAAAGCTGGTTATTCATCTGTAATGATAGATGCATCGGATAAACCATTGGAAGAAAATATAAAAACTACGAAAGATATTGTAAGAATAGCCCATGCAGCGGGTGTTTCAGTGGAAGCAGAATTAGGAAAGTTAGCTGGAATAGAAGACAACGTTGCTTCATCTGAATCAGTCCTAGTTAATCCCGATGAGGCGAAATATTTTGTAGAGGAAACCCAAGTTGATTTTCTAGCTCCAGCCATTGGTACTTCCCACGGGGCATTTAAGTTTAAAGGAGAAGCTAAATTAGACTTTGATAGATTGAAAAAAGTTAAAGAATTGACAAAAATGCCTTTGGTACTACACGGTGCTTCAAGTGTTGTGCAAGAAATGGTCGAAATAGCTGAAAATTATGGAGCTGATTTTGGAGGATCAAAAGGTGTGCCTTCAGATATTTTGAAAGAAACCGTTCGACTAGGTATAAATAAAGTAAATACTGATACTGACCTTAGAATGGCTTTTGTTGCAGGATTAAGAGAATTTTTACATAACAACCCCAAAGAGTTTGACCCTAGAAAATACATGGATACAGCAAAAGCCTATGTGAAAAAGGTGGTTTCAGATAGGTTAGAACTTTTAGGTTCTGCTAATAAAGCTTAACTCAAAGTACAGCCATGGCTTCCATGGTTGTACTTTTTTAATTTTATCCAATCAAGAGTCACCA encodes:
- a CDS encoding transcription repressor NadR, which translates into the protein MRKQERLKKILNILSTSKYSIPGQQLAERFGVTRQVIVKDIAILKAQGYDIQSSPKGYSMNKNNKLIKLIAVKHTPEQIEDELKAIVNCGGRVIDVSVEHPVYGELSGRIDVDSIEEVETFIAKLKTSKPLSIINNGVHLHRIEVENEDQFNCIKRELKKRKILLD
- the fba gene encoding class II fructose-1,6-bisphosphate aldolase; translation: MPYVNTKDILEKANKEYYAVAAFNINNLEFLQAIVEGGIEKKSPLIIETSEGAMKYAGMGDPLRGASLFVKMVREFADSLDIPIALHLDHGKNFKYIISAIKAGYSSVMIDASDKPLEENIKTTKDIVRIAHAAGVSVEAELGKLAGIEDNVASSESVLVNPDEAKYFVEETQVDFLAPAIGTSHGAFKFKGEAKLDFDRLKKVKELTKMPLVLHGASSVVQEMVEIAENYGADFGGSKGVPSDILKETVRLGINKVNTDTDLRMAFVAGLREFLHNNPKEFDPRKYMDTAKAYVKKVVSDRLELLGSANKA
- a CDS encoding lipid-binding SYLF domain-containing protein, whose amino-acid sequence is MKKSILATLIILLFSFSLFAAVEDTIKDARFAVEELLSKPDSGAFVQLVEMSEGLVIFPTFYKLGYVVGGQYGEGIVLRKDSETGKWYGPSFVNIYGLSWGAQIGVQSAALILVVMNEKGMEGFMGNNFTLGGSVGISAGPLGRQLSADLDYKLQASIYSYSIAKGFYAGVSVEGAYIRADDNANEDYYNESLSPEQILKEKEVDNEAKQIVELLEKAILEKQLKEKETT
- a CDS encoding undecaprenyl-diphosphate phosphatase, producing the protein MKEIILGIVQGLTEFLPVSSSGHLAIFSSFMNIDTNVPYFALLHLSTFFAVLFFVWKEVVSLIKGLFKLEKESLSLILKLIISSIPAAIVGFTLESSIESAFSSLTLIGVFLMVTAIFLLISDTLKGKKSLAEITYVDALVIGLMQALAIFPGISRSGATLFGALLMKTKREDALKYSFLMSLPVTFGAGIFEINKVTFSPSVIFGSLFAFLFGLLGLYLLKKTVLVGKLKYFSYYCFAIGLIAIII